A stretch of the Lytechinus variegatus isolate NC3 chromosome 5, Lvar_3.0, whole genome shotgun sequence genome encodes the following:
- the LOC121415395 gene encoding kiSS-1 receptor-like, with amino-acid sequence MDYDESSFDNYTGNGTAYYDVPTNVLSVFVLALFVVVGIFGNSMVIYIIIKHRDMRTVTNYFVLNLAVTDIAMLIICAVPTGIVYSISMVDWPLGDFMCRLTGYTMNKTSNTMQK; translated from the exons ATGGATTACGACGAGAGCAGTTTCGACAACTACACCGGCAACGGCACGGCGTACTACGATGTGCCGACCAATGTCCTATCCGTCTTCGTTCTCGCCCTTTTCGTCGTGGTCGGGATTTTCGGTAATTCCATGGTGatctacatcatcatcaaacaCCGCGACATGCGGACCGTCACCAACTATTTTGTGCTTAATCTGGCCGTGACCGACATCGCCATGCTCATCATCTGCGCCGTACCGACCGGGATCGTCTATTCCATCAGCATGGTCGATTGGCCCCTTGGTGATTTTATGTGCCGGCTGACCGGATACACAATGAAT AAAACATCAAATACGATGCAAAAGTAG